One Drechmeria coniospora strain ARSEF 6962 chromosome 01, whole genome shotgun sequence genomic region harbors:
- a CDS encoding phosphatidate cytidylyltransferase translates to MRSDDNAISPDARTILCCAAFSPPNFPRRLSFPLSSPPLPSPLLLFASPLLFAWPLLFASPLLFDSSLLFASPLLFASPLLFASPLFFASPLLFASPLLFASPLLLPGLSSLPRLYTSTLDPSRRHSSRPLRNLATMARPRRGVRFPHANGQSGGADGRRSSLSGSEDGSPTSTRAKAPAPMESVEEVRPVRRRPVELSDDAANHEPRTRQTPPTPEEEYRKKKANFMTRTFWTLGMLAIFFGALFMGHIYIITIITAVQIISFKEVIAIANVPSRARSIRSTKSLNWYWLATTMYFLYGESVIYYFKHVVLVDRVLLPLATHHRFISFILYVFGFVSFVATLKAGNYKFQFTNFAWTHMALYLIVVQAHFVMNNIFEGMIWFFLPAALVITNDIFAYICGIAFGRTQLIKLSPKKTVEGFVGAWVMTLVWAMVLVNLMLRSKYFICPVNDLGATIFTGLECDPNPVFVPRTYHLPSHFFFLPAGTNISLRFAPMQLHAVVLATFASLIAPFGGFFASGLKRTFKIKDFGHSIPGHGGMTDRMDCQFIMGFFAYMYYHTFIALHKVTLGSVLETAITSLNPEEQIELVKGMARYLGNQGIVPEQFLDCIDKTIISST, encoded by the exons atGCGTAGCGACGACAATG CCATCTCGCCCGACGCACGCACCATCCTTTGCTGCGCCGCCTTCTCTCCTCCAAACTTCCCTCGTCGTCTCTCCTTCCctctctcctcccctcccctcccctcccctctcctcctcttcgcctcgcctctcctcttTGCCTGGCCTCTCCTGTTTGCCTCGCCCCTCCTCTTTGATTCGTCCCTCCTCTTTGCCTCGCCCCTCCTCTttgcctcgcctctcctcttTGCCTCGCCTCTCTTCTTTGCCTCGCCCCTCCTCTttgcctcgcctctcctctttgcctcgcctctcctcttGCCAGGCCTCTCCTCTTTGCCTCGCCTCTACACTTCTACCCTCGACCCCTCTCGCCGTCATTCTTCCCGTCCGCTACGCAACCTCG CGACCATGGCCAGGCCAAGGAGGGGAGTTCGCTTCCCGCACGCCAACGGCCAgtccggcggcgccgacggtcgTCGGTCGAGCTTGAGCGGCAGCGAGGATGGCTCCCccacgagcacgagggcCAAGGCGCCCGCACCGATGGAGTCGGTCGAGGAGGTGCGTCCTGTTCGGCGTCGACCCGTCGAGTTGTCCGACGATGCCGCTAACCACGAGCCACGGACCCGAcagacgccgccgacgcccgaggaAGAATATCGGAAGAAAAAGGCCAACTTCATGACGCGCACCTTTTGGACCTTGGGCATGCTCGCCATCTTCTTCGGCGCCCTCTTCATGGGCCACATCtacatcatcaccatcatcacgGCCGTCCAGATCATCTCCTTCAAGGAggtcatcgccatcgccaacgtGCCCAGCCGCGCCCGCTCCATCCGGTCGACCAAGAGCCTCAACTGGTACTGGCTCGCCACCACCATGTATTTTCTCTACGGCGAAAGCGTCATCTACTACTTTAAGcatgtcgtcctcgtcgatcgcgtcctgctgccgctggccaCGCACCACCGCTTCATCAGCTTCATCCTCTACGTTTTTG GCTTCGTCTCCTTTGTCGCCACCCTCAAGGCGGGCAACTACAAGTTTCAGTTTACCAACTTTGCCTGGACGCACATGGCCCTCTatctcatcgtcgtccaggCCCACTTCGTCATGAACAACATTTTCGAGGGCATGATCTGGTTCTTCCTgccggccgccctcgtcatcaccAACGACATCTTCGCCTACATCTGCGGCATCGCCTTTGGCCGCACCCAGCTCATCAAGCTCTCGCCAAAGAAGACGGTCGAaggcttcgtcggcgcctgGGTCATGACCCTCGTCTGGGCCATGGTGCTCGTGAACCTGATGCTTCGCTCCAAGTACTTTATCTGCCCCGTCAAC GACCTCGGCGCCACCATCTTCACGGGTCTCGAGTGCGACCCGAACCCCGTGTTCGTCCCTCGCACCTACCACCTGCCCTCGcacttcttcttcctcccgGCCGGTACAAACATCAGCCTGCGGTTCGCGCCCATGCAGCTGcacgccgtcgtgctcgccacCTTTGCCTCCCTCATCGCTCCCTTTGGCGGCTTCTTCGCCTCCGGCCTCAAGCGGACCTTCAAGATCAAGGACTTTGGCCACTCGATccccggccacggcggcatGACGGACCGCATGGACTGCCAGTTCATCATGGGATTCTTcgcctacatgtactaccACACCTTCATCGCCCTGCACAAGGTGACGCTGGGGTCCGTGCTGGAGACGGCCATCACGAGCCTCAACCCCGAGGAGCAgatcgagctcgtcaagggCATGGCCCGCTATCTCGGGAACCAAGGCATCGTGCCGGAGCAG TTTCTCGACTGCATCGACAAGACGATCATCTCCAGCACATGA
- a CDS encoding DNA repair protein Rad26: MDLDEFSDDGFDDLTDNALQELERNAVRLTQAPPSEPRVPSQDAQQPYSEYGWDGEDDDLDTTEVTNDVGVPIGRPVIDNTLQRRQQRQQQQQQEQRQRQQTQQERQQQVPRRPIPPVPNPRWNPAVDPATRPGPGARLPPNQPFLGSQRFQPRQSQGQASQFARPLPAPHFGPSQAPSGDVVSALQQRLRALEAELNVARGEASIIRTNSTKAQQEYDARIARLTKLNQEQLATQERRVEAAVAAERTASTELQFLQRDMKEVSDRARRKDTVAAPLTTPKKAAKTWGIADGFDEMDIAVSPSKGQGRGRGSGSVAAHVGERTPSKGKRKRPMADSPMAALEMEMDHVVGIEDRPASQAPQPATVSAAPTAPFEFLPLVLDHGGLHQQPPTFETLLRFAFPSDPTGASFATAIFEKLPLMGNPERPMQLLVDFSEHLVAMWTRCVEEEYWEPIKYLVSLIAFAFDLHATSVAPLVVANLAAIGQSTIAPLAEGRRRLPDGNLSSSDEYGFLEEHVDTTQILSLLHMSALACATTPSASDGGFEYTAAGFWRLMSLDLVILLLTAKQKLSDVIGMLDLLASSSLPSSIGPITDEAEPAVIARAVIERVSAKLTEPARSAMTPSERRRVRLAALRTLIAFARYPFGATQLASHDSALPRLVTCLSGSIDDLYDQATPSSMTPRLPDVTTLSSLKLPESSACADLHRIISQAVLLIHTLVTDPATSNVADISRKLSMAHGGSQRYLLALGRLTFAEEDLVIEAGIEGEVVEAAHELLEMAVTPDEGQAVSEAFGA; the protein is encoded by the exons ATGGACCTCGACGAGTTCTCGGATGATGGATTCGACGACCTGACGGACAACGCTCTCCAGGAGCTCGAGCGGAATGCCGTCCGCCTCACCCAGGCTCCCCCGAGCGAGCCCAGGGTGCCGTCGCAAGACGCGCAACAACCGTACTCTGAGTATGGCTGGGacggagaggacgacgacctcgataCGACCGAAGTCACCAACGATGTCGGCGTTCCCATAGGGCGACCCGTCATCGACAATACCttgcagcggcggcagcagcggcagcagcagcagcagcaggagcagaggcagaggcagcaAACCCAACAGGAGCGCCAGCAGCAAGTTCCACGACGACCCATCCCTCCGGTGCCGAACCCGCGATGGAATCCCGCCGTCGACCCTGCCACCAGACCCGGCCCTGGCGCTCGCCTCCCGCCGAACCAACCCTTCCTCGGCTCACAGAGGTTCCAGCCGCGACAGAGCCAAGGGCAGGCGAGCCAATTTGCCCGGCCGCTCCCTGCACCTCACTTCGGCCCGTCGCAGGCCCCCTCGGGAGATGTCGTCTCGGCGCTGCAGCAGCGGTTGCGGGCGCTCGAAGCCGAGCTCAACGTCGCGCGCGGCGAAGCGTCCATCATCCGAACCAACTCGACAAAGGCCCAGCAAGAGTACGACGCTCGGATCGCCCGTCTCACCAAGCTCAACCAGGAGCAGCTGGCGACGCAAGAGCGCcgagtcgaggccgccgtcgccgccgagaggacggcgagcacggAGCTGCAGTTCCTGCAGAGGGACATGAAGGAGGTCAGCGACCGGGCTCGTCGGAAAgacaccgtcgccgcgcccttgacgacgccgaagaaggcggccaagacgtGGGGCATAGCCGATGGCTTCGACGAAATGGACATTGCCGTCAGCCCCAGCAaaggccaaggtcgaggcaGGGGCTCCGgttccgtcgccgcccacgtTGGGGAGCGAACGCCGAGCAAAGGCAAGAGGAAACGACCGATGGCCGACAGCCCGATGGCGGCGCTCGAGATGGAAATGGAccatgtcgtcggcatcgaagATCGACCAGCCAGCCAGGCGCCCCAACCGGccaccgtctcggccgccccgACGGCCCCTTTCGAG TTTCttcccctcgtcctcgaccacgGGGGCCTGCACCAACAACCGCCGACCTTTGAGACCTTGCTGCGCTTCGCGTTCCCCTCCGACCCGACCGGTGCCTCGTTTGCGACGGCCATCTTCGAGAAGCTGCCGCTGATGGGCAATCCTGAGCGGCCGAtgcagctcctcgtcgacttcTCCGAGCATCTTGTCGCCATGTGGACGAGatgcgtcgaggaggagtaCTGGGAGCCCATCAAGTACCTCGTCAGCCtcatcgccttcgccttTGACCTCCACGCCACGTCGGTCGctccgctcgtcgtcgcaaacctcgccgccatcgggcAGTCGACCATCGCGCCCCTGGccgagggccgccgccgtctgccgGACGGCAACCTTTCCAGCAGCGACGAGTACGGCTTCCTGGAGGAGCACGTCGACACGACGCAGATCCTGTCGCTGCTGCACATGTCGGCGTTGGCCtgcgcgacgacgccgagcgcaTCGGACGGCGGGTTCGAGTATacggccgccggcttctgGAGGCTCATGTCGCTGGATTTGGTCATTCTGCTCCTGACGGCGAAGCAAAAGCTGAGTGACGTGATTGGCATGCTGGACCTGCTggcatcgtcctcgctgccgtcgtcgatcgggcccatcaccgacgaggccgagccggccgtcatcgcccgGGCCGTCATCGAACGAGTGTCGGCCAAGCTGACGGAGCCTGCGCGTTCTGCCATGACACCTTCGGAGCGTCGGAGGGTGCGTCTCGCGGCGCTGCGCACGCTCATCGCGTTTGCGAGGTATCCGTTTGGTGCGACGCAGCTTGCATCCCACGACAGCGCCCTGCCGCGTCTCGTCACCTGCCTGAGCGGATCGATAGACGACCTGTACGACCAAGCGACGCCTTCGAGCATGACGCCTCGGCTGCCGGACGTCACGACCTTGTCATCCCTCAAACTCCCGGAGTCGAGCGCGTGCGCGGACCTGCATCGCATCATCTCGCAGGCGGTGCTGCTCATTCACACGCTCGTCACGGACCCGGCCACGTCCAACGTGGCCGACATCAGCCGAAAGCTGTCCATGGCGCATGGCGGCAGTCAGCGGtacctcctcgccctcggtcgACTTACCTTTGCCGAGGAGGACCTGGTCATCGAGGCGGGCATCGAAGGGGAGGTGGTGGAGGCAGCGCATGAGCTGCTCGAGATGGCCGTGACGCCGGATGAGGGGCAGGCTGTGAGTGAGGCCTTTGGCGCGTGA
- a CDS encoding UDP-glucose 6-dehydrogenase, with amino-acid sequence MVNMHDANFESIRKLGLNGSIEYANGGFESSVKIRTICCVGAGYVGGPTAAIIAFQNPQIKVTVVDRDVTRIRRWNSRHPPIYEPGLHDIIRIARDGGRDTSISNEPISDNEDSSVENDSRTPVPSRPGNLFFTTDVANGIAGADLVLVAVNTPTKERGVGAGSATDMGAFEAVTGVVAQHAREGAIIVEKSTVPCRTAALVADTLSMHRPGVHFEILSNPEFLAAGTAVNDLLYPDRILIGSAPTPSGKIAAEALVAVYAAWVPRERILTTNVWSSELAKLVANSMLAQRISSINSISAVCEQTGADVDEVASAIGVDPRIGNKFLMAGIGFGGSCFKKDVLNLVYLADTMGLPEVGEYWRQVVKMNDYARDRFTNRVIKCLNNTLVGKKVTILGFAFKKNTSDTREAPALEMIRTLLEERPREVAVFDPCCNPFVIKEEIRALIGDLDSRNVHVYDNGYDACAGSTAVVIATEFDEFRNQPAAKPAAKPSSQKASKMLGRKPNPRSDPRPFKQKDRPTENELLALHKHLVQRPGEVGSDPLERFTKEPSCDDKCPDCIQERESLQSWHATGMSSAEEYKPKARLDWERIADAMAKPRWVFDGRGVIDAREMETLGVRVESVGRQHRF; translated from the exons ATGGTCAACATGCACGACGCCAACTTTGAATCCATCAGGAAGCTCGGCCTCAATGGCTCCATAGAGTACGCGAATGGAGGCTTCGAAAGCAGCGTCAAGATTCGCACCATATGTTGCGTCGGCGCTGGGTACGTTG GcggaccgacggcggccatcatTGCCTTCCAGAATCCCCAGATCAAGGTGACGGTCGTCGACAGAGATGTGACGCGGATCCGACGCTGGAACTCGCGCCACCCGCCCATCTACGAACCCGGCCTCCATGACATCATCCGCATCGCCCGTGATGGCGGCCGCGACACGTCCATCTCCAACGAGCCCATCTCGGACAACGAGGACTCTTCCGTCGAAAACGACAGCCggacgccggtgccgagccGACCCGGAAACCTCTTCTTCACCACGGACGTGGCCAACGGCattgccggtgccgacctcgtcctcgtggcCGTCAACACGCCCACCAAGGagcgcggcgtcggcgccggaaGCGCCACCGACATGGGCGCCTTCGAGGCCGTCACCGGCGTCGTTGCCCAGCACGCCCGCGAgggcgccatcatcgtcgagaAGAGCACGGTCCCGTGCCGCACGGCGGCCTTGGTGGCCGACACG CTCTCCATGCACCGGCCCGGCGTCCACTTCGAGATCCTCTCCAACCCCGAGTTCctggccgccggcaccgccgtcaACGACCTGCTCTACCCCGACCGCATCCTCATCGGCTCGGCCCCGACGCCTTCGGGGAAGattgccgccgaggccttgGTCGCCGTCTACGCCGCCTGGGTCCCCCGCGAGCGCATCCTGACCACCAACGTCTGGTCCTCGGAGCTTGCCAAGCTCGTCGCCAACTCGATGCTCGCCCAGCGCATCTCCAGCATCaactccatctcggccgtctgCGAGCagaccggcgccgacgtcgacgaggtggcgagcgccatcggcgtcgatcCCCGCATCGGCAACAAGTTCCTCATGGCCGgcatcggcttcggcggcagCTGCTTCAAAAAGGACGTCCTCAACCTCGTCTACCTCGCCGACACCATGGGCCTGCCCGAGGTGGGCGAGTACTGGCGCCAGGTGGTCAAGATGAACGACTACGCCCGCGACCGCTTCACGAACCGCGTCATCAAGTGCCTCAACAAcaccctcgtcggcaagaaGGTGACCATCCTCGGCTTCGCCTTCAAGAAGAACACGTCCGACACGCGCGAGGCGCCCGCGCTCGAGATGATCCGGACCCTGCTCGAGGAGCGCCCGAGGGAGgtcgccgtcttcgaccCCTGCTGCAACCCCTTCGTCATCAAGGAGGAGATCAGGGCCTTGAtcggcgacctcgacagCCGGAACGTGCACGTCTACGACAACGGCTACGACGCCTGCGCCGGcagcaccgccgtcgtcatcgccaccgagTTTGACGAGTTCCGAAACCAACCGGCGGCCAAGCCGGCGGccaagccgtcgtcgcagaAAGCCTCCAAGATGCTCGGCCGCAAGCCCAACCCCCGATCGGACCCGCGACCGTTCAAGCAAAAGGACAGGCCGACGGAGAACGAGCTGCTCGCGCTCCACAAGCACCTCGTCCAGCGTCCCGGCGAGGTTGGTAGCGACCCGCTGGAGCGCTTCACGAAGGAGCCGTCGTGCGACGACAAGTGCCCCGACTGCATCCAGGAGCGCGAGAGCCTGCAGAGCTGGCACGCGACCGGCATGAGCAGCGCCGAGGAGTACAAACCAAAGGCACGCCTCGACTGGGagcgcatcgccgacgccatggcgAAGCCGCGCTGGGTCTTtgacggccgcggcgtcATCGACGCACGCGAGATGGAGACGCTGGGCGTGAGGGTGGAGagcgtcggccgccagcacCGCTTCTGA